TCCCTTCTTCACTTTACTTTCTCGAAGTTTTCTCACGAACGAGAGCATGAAATTATGACAAATTGACAACTCATGAACAAAGAGTTTAGGAATCAGGATTGGCCTCACTAAAGTTGCTGCTTGCAGTAATGATGTATAGGGACAGTTTTTTAGTTTCTTCATGGAAGATGAAAAGTTGCAGAAAAAATAAAGCAGGTCAGCTAAAACTCAAAAACaagataaaataaagaaaagttcATGTCAGATGTGAGTTTCTTTCGAATTATGGAGTAACTGATAAGAACAGCGTCTACGAGAATTCTTAGTTAAACAGGATTCTATAATACTAAGTATACTATAATGTGTGGTTTCTTGACTATAATTTTTACCATTATCTTGGATTAGTGAGGAAGTGTTAGCAAATGACAATACTCAATGTGCATACgcttttaagcactgaaaattttttttgatgtAATATCACTATGATACAAGTTACTTTATGAAATCCAACTGACAAAAATCGATGCCTATACCAAGTGCGAACTTTTCTGCTCTCTCGGTCGTCAAGAAATCTATCCCTTTATTTTTTCTCCTTCctgaaaagagagaagaaaatataTTCAAATCTTACAGACACCTGCTTTCCCTTGATTTTCAGCGGGAGAAATCCTGGAAATAGGCAATGAGTAGAATCCAGCTTCGTCCTCTGTATTTCTTGAATTGAAGATCTGTTGAGAATTTTTACAATGAGCAATTGCGGACTCGATTGAGATCTCGATGTCGGAAGCAGCACTGCTGCTCCTCTTGAGCAAGTGCGACTCATAAAGCACGTTCGAATTAATTGAAAACGACGACGACGAAGAAGAAGAGCCAGAGGAAGAGGATGAGGATGAAGATAAGCACTTGGATGGAGAGTGACGTTTGATTGCGCCTGAGAATGACCTCCTATGCTGGCTGATATTCTCCTCGATTCCTTCCTTGTCGACGTTCTTTACCGAATTAGAAAGAGTAGGACGTGCTCTTCCAAAATGTCCAAACGGGGCCTTCTTTCCCACCTTAACGTACTTACCCGGAACTTGTTCAGACTCTAAATTGCAGGCTGCCTTGGCAGAGGACTCGTCTGAGCAAGCAGACTTGCGAAAGAGTGACTTGAGGTATGCCCGAGACGCCTTGAGCTTCTGAGTTAGGGAAGATTGTCTAATCATCTTGAGCTTCTTAGACCAAGATTTCTTGGGATGACTGTCCCCGGCCCCGATGAAACTGCTGAGTTCAGTTGACCACCCAAAGAAGTACTCGGATGGATTGAGTTCGCAGCTCACTCTGCAGGACTCTGATGGAGATATGTTGCAGGAATCCAGGGGGGTGCTGGTATTAGTTGAGGGTGCCGTGAAGCTGCCAATGAAGGGAATGCCGCAGTGGTCATCTTCATTTTCAAGGGCCTCTTTTCTGGACTCGTAAGCGGAGTTGGTGGGGGTTTGGAGAAGCGTCTGGACCATCTGCAAGCGCGGAGGGAGGTAGAGAGGGAGGAGTTTGCCTTTGTAAAAGAGCTCATCGGCTGGGGAAGGGGTGGTTTCTCTGTCGTTGGAAGCAGAGGAGGACATCTGAAACTCAAATTCCCTGCTCTGCGGAGAAGCTTTTTCTGAGCAACAAAACAAGCTGTGACAAGAGCTCACTTCCATGTCTATATAGTCTTCATCTGCATCGGGACAGGATGAAAGATATGTGGCCATTTCACATGAGCAGAGGCTGCTGTACCCTGTGACCTCTGTGGCCTGTGCCTGCGAAGCGTATGGGGAGCTGAGCTTGatgaagagaagagagaaggaAGGGCAGACAGAGCATCATTTAAAGCGGAGATGGTGCCAAGTTAGAAAAAGCATAGAGAATTGCAGTCATTTTgagtttgcttttcttttcttttttttttttgcaaaacttAGTAGATTATTGCTacagtaccttttttttttttttttttttttaaaaaaagatcgTGCCGAGCTAAAACATGGCTTTAACCTCATTTTAGACTGTCATATACGCGTGGTTTTTGTCATGAAAAGGCTAGCCTACGAGTATTATGGTAGCATGTTTGGATCGAAAGGAACTAAGCAATCAGGAGATTCGTGGGGCAGCCACTTAATCGTGGCTTCCTCCGAGGGAAAATACCGTCAACTCCTCCTCCTTCTCTTAGGCTAGATTGGAGTAGATTATATAATTATTACCGttacgataaaaaaaaaaaaaattaggaattCGGGGGCTGGTCATGTTTCATATTTAGCAGTGGGTTTTCTCTTAATCTTCTTGTGCTTTTTGGTGGATGAAAACGTCGTaaatttcatgaaagaaaaTTGGACTAATCTCGAGGAAGTTCCATGAAGAAGAAATCCACATTGTAGTTAGACTTGGACTTAGAGAAGAGCAGCTTCAAGctttttctgaccagtgatcggCTTTTGTTTTGGTGCCATTCTAGCACTTTTGTGTGATGGATCTTAATCTTACGGAATCAATCATGTTCAGACTTCAGACCCATCTGATGATATATTGCTGTCCAAACAGATGTTAGAGCCagacaagttaaaaaaaaaagacacaatAGCAGTATTAACGTTGCCCGTTTCCATGGATGGGCATAATTTTACCGTTTTactactaaaataaaaaatcaacatCAACAACCAACAGAAAGACCATCCTCATTGCTTTGAGGACAAGCTGCCGTCTTAGCTCAGCCGGTAGAGCGCATGGCTTTTAACCATGTGGTCGTGGGTTCGATTCCCACAGACGGCGTTCTCTCTCCTAGGGAGAAAAACCGTTTTTGACCGTTTTCGTGATTAACTACTGAGGTTTGCAGCTTTTCCCAAAAAGAGCAATCAAAAAACCCACTACGGAGGTTTTCAGGACACCCATTCTGCTATCAAAACTACTACAAAAGAAACAGTTGAACAGTCCTCCCTGCAACGCCCACTTCTTCTCTGCAGCACAATATGTCATCATGTGTACAAGAACGCTGCCCATTCCTCAAAACACACACAATATTAATTAATTTAGTATTAGTATTACTTGTTACTATAATCAGGGATTTTTGAAACACTTTTACTGTTTTTGAGATATCAAACTGTTAAAAAATGTCTTTTTGACCCCCTGCTACTATGGTATGTGCGAAGAAAAGTGTAAACATTAAAGAATGGAAAGGTTCTGGTTTTCCAGGCTCgaggctttcttttgtttgcatATCCTTGTTGTAAGTTGTAACTAACAAATCTCCGTCCCATCCCTCTCAAGCCTCAAGGACGATTTCAAACCCCACCATGGCACTACTATTTCAGTCGGGCCATACGGAactgagaggaaaaaaagatgAATAAAGAAAAGGGCCTTTAGATACTAGAAAGATAGCCCGCCACCTAATTGATTTCTAGTTATTAGTAAGCTTTAAGCCTTTTCTTATTACCAGTGAAAAAAATGTTGAGTAACAGGTAAGAGGCCACCATCTCCTATCCCATAAGAATGATAGATAGATACTCCTAAAGATGAATGATATCTAAAGAAAAGGGTCTTTGGACAGACAGTCCACGTGAATTGTGAGGGTGGAAGGTTAAGATTTTAAATCTTATTTTCCATCAATATATCACTCTATatgtgaatttttttaaattcatacgGATGCGTGATACATCCATCTGATCCGACGGTGATTCAGTCCATATCGGTTCTCTTGATTCAGTTGAACCACCCTCTTAAAATAGattagagtaggagtaggagtaAACTAAACTAGATGCGTCATTACGCCCCAAAAAAAAGGACAGATAGCCCGCCACCTAATTGATTTCTAGTTATTAGGAAGCTTTCACCCTTTTCTTTTTACCAGTGAAAAAATGTTTCAAGTAACAGGTGAGAGGCCACCATCCCCTGTATCCCATAAGAATGATATATAGACATTCCTGTGCGCAGGGGGACAGGGGCACCCCTCGCCCTTCTGGAGCTTCGCCTCAGATTGTTCACATGAGGACCTGACATTTCCAAAAGCTTATACTGTCTGACTGGGATTTCATTACCCCATGGCTTTCTAACTTGTACCAAACGAAAGGCCAAATCTGCTTTCTCAGGAGTCCCACTCTCCCAATCAAGAACACCCTTTCGGCTTGTTCCAACTAAGTACCACAGCATCTGATTTTTCAGGTTATTAAGCATCTGATCAAAATCCCACTTTGACTGTAAGCAAATGCAGAAACCAGGGAAATAGGAGTAATTAACTCGGACCCGACGGTTATATTCCAATTTCTGAGATCTTAACCTTATCAGACCAGGTATCTTTTTCGGGGGCCACAATTGCTGGTACGACACTTTATTAGATTGATAAAGATAATGAGAAATGAATGAGCCAAATGGCAGTACAATATTAACCCCGCTCATGCTtacaaagtggattttttttttttttttttttacataaaaaTCAACATTAATTTGAGGATCGTATACGACTGAGTAGTCCTGCCGccccatttcttcttctttcataGAAATCAGCTACGAGCCTGTCGTTAACAGACGACGGTTTGCCGCACTTTATTGATTCCAAGAAGGAAAAATTTGTCAGTGAGGGTGAGAAGCAAACTTCTTCTTCTAGTAGCCATCAATCTCTGGCAATGGCATTTTCCAATAATTCCACGAGTTGTAATCTTCCTGCGCGGATCATAAAACATCAGAAATGTCATTGCCAATGATTGATGAATACCAGTATCAAGTCAAAAAGTAAGACAGCGCCCCGCACCCCGAAATACTTGGAAGCATTACTATAGTATTAAGGAGGGAGTACCTGCTCGAGCAACGATGTAGGCGGGAACATATCATGTACCAGCGTGTGTAGTGAAGTGTACGACTTCACATCAATGCGATGATTAATGGCTACCTCACCCTGGCGGTACCAAACAATtagtgaagaagaagaaagaatcaCAAATTACTGGTACGCATCATTAGCAAGTGATAAATAACCTTAGGGTTGATGATGAATATTTTGCCCTTTGGGATGCCAATCTTTCTGTAACTGAGCTCATCGGTGTCTCTGTTCCCAAAACCCGCATAGAAGGGATTGTAATCAGGAGGGAAAAGCGCTTTAATATCCTGCAAAGTATACTGTTTTTAGCGTCCCAGCAGGGATGCATCGAAAAGAAATCCAAAGCTTAAAGGGTTCATTCGTTAATCACTAAGAAAAAGTTTGCTCTTATATTTACCTCTAAACACGCAATCTTAAATTCATGAGGAGCTCTTCTTATCACTGCCATCCACAGAAAACATGTATTCCAAACTCATCATTTCCTTGCACAATACACAGATTAACAGGCAGCACACCACCAAATTCAAACTCTTTGAAGAGACCGAGAAGGATACAGCATTTCTCATTCTTTGTCATTAGGAAACACAAGCAGGTTCTTGCCATCATCTAAATATTGGAATTTTCACAGAGCAGTGACTGGTTCTTGCAGCTCCTTATTTATGAAAAAACTCACGCGCACACAGAGCAATATACCAGATATCTTTTCACTTTCCGAAAAGTAATTTATCAATATGATGGAAGGTCAAGCTATaacaaatttttcagttttagttACACAATCAGATATTTCAATGGACGTGTCTCTTCACAGAATATAACAATAGCTGTAAAATAAATCTAGCCTTTTCACAAAGGCAGGTAAAGAGACTGCAATGTCAAAGCGATATTCTTCACTTGTTCGTTCATATGCATATGTGAAGACCCACAGAAACGAAGGTTACAAAAGATTTTGGTGCTTTACAACTACATTCACGGGATGTTTTACGCTAGCTATGGAAGAATATATTGATACATTCCTTGTTGAAAATCCCAACAATTCTACACCTAATGACTAGAGGGAAAATATCATGCTTTAAATAGAACCACCAAAACATAATGACATGACTATACAAAATACCTGCAGCTTGCAGCATCCATTGTTCTATTTGCCTAAACTCTTAAAATGATGAAAGCGGGAGGTATCCAAGATAATGCCAAAACCGAAAAACAGGATGATCACTAAAACTAAGCACAAAATATTGCATAATGGTTTAAGCACTTTCACAAAACAAACTAAGAAGTAGAGCAAAAAATCCTTGAGAAAAGGGAAGGGAATGCCACCTTCTCGGTATAGTGAAGGGAATAAACCATCAGGCGATATGACAACAGGTCCATCTGGCAAAGTATTCCCATCCTGCGAGCATTAAAACAATGTTCCAACCAGTGATACTATTTCTCTGGCATCACAACATCAATATGCATGGAGTAGAAACAGCAAGAGAAAAAATACTTGTTTTTATGTCAATGTAAAGAGATATAATACCGTTCATTTAGAATAGCAGTCATATCAACGACATTGTACCTCAAGGAtttgaaagaacaagaaaataatGTCAATCAACTGCCCCAAATTGCAAATTGATTTTTGAGAACATAAACCCTAACATTTTTATTGTCCTCTTATTACAAAAATTAGAAGTGAAAGATTTACTTAAAATTCCATCTCTAATAATTGCTGAATGGTTTAGGTTCACTCAATGGCATAAACCAAAAGGCATTTGAATTAGTCAAAAGCATAGTGACTCTTTCCCGGGAGAAACTTCAGAAAAAACTTGTCTTGGAAAGACAAGTGGCTCATTTTATTACGACAAGGAGTTGGAAAACAATCAAACCAGAAACTTGGCTCACCTGCTTtaaattaattagaaaactCTTGGTAATATATGCTTGAACGATTGCACGTGCGCTCAAGAACAGCAGCTGGTACCCATTCTCCTGTTTTTAAGCACAACATTTTGATCAATATTGTAAGCCAATAAAGCAACAAATGTTAGTGGTATAGTGCAATGAAAGTAACTAGAGTCAGTATGAATGGACAATCACAAGAGAAGTGTCAGTTAAAAGCAAGAAAGAATAAATAGGCAGAATGTATTTTCACTTTTGCCAGCAATATGAGCTCTCAGTAAAGACAAGATGTACATAAATAGGCAAATTGATACAAATAACACTGAAACACTGATTTCTGTCCACAtcttttcccaaaaaaataaCTTGTGGAGAAGGAGGAGAAAAACTCCAAACTTGCTTCTGAACACCAAACATAACAGAAGTTATCCACCTTGGACACCTAGATGAATAAACACGTGTTTCAAACATCCAAGTAAAGACATCTGTTTATGCTTGTAAAATGAAACCAGATCACTCAGCACAGTCAAATGGTGCCAAAATACCAAAATAAAGGAAAGACATAGATTAAGGaaaagataacttcaaaagaTAAGACCAATGGAGGAACTACCTTAATTGCTGAGAAAAGTCGAGCTATTCCAGAATGTGTCCAGTCCTTACCAACCAAGGGCATGAACTGGCCAAGAACATCGGACCTAACAAACAAGCATAAACGAGTATCTGAGAGTGAGTAACTTCAAATGCAGTGCCGCTTAGCCATGGCATATTACTCACAACAATCACATCTATGTTCACAAACAGTAGATTAAAGTAAGAATCAGAAAGTTATTTGTTGGATTACATCTTACAGACAGCCATCTTTGACTATCAACCACCACAAGTAAAATTCCCGATTTCACCTTTCCCTGATGATTAGAATCTCTAATTTTCAAACTCTTTCATGATCAATCCTTTTCTAATCCACGTCGTAACCCCCcacagaaaaagagaaaaaacagagaaatgtgATGTAGACACATAAATTACCTCAAACAAATACCTTATAAACTAGAGTTCATGAACTATgaatatttactcaatttgaaAAGATTCATCACTATCTAGTTGAACATTTATCCAGGACAAGATAGTATTCCAATCTAGAGAAGAATGAACAGCTTAATAAATTAAGAGCAGCATCCTCAATGCTGTTCAACATATGGAAAGCTCTGAGTTTCTAGCAGATACAAATTCAAAGACATGCTTACTTGGTGATTGTTCCATCAACATCTGAAATTACAATCCGTGCATTCCACTTCCACAAGTATATATGAGCTTCAACCTGTTTAAGAAGATATGACTCCCATTAAGAATGGATGGCATATAGTTAACTATATATGTCTATCAAGGAAAAAGAATGTGGGTGCGTGAttgcaaagaaaaagaaagaccTTCTGAGGTCCTAGGACCCTTGAAAAGGATGTGAATGTCACCATATTCTGTCCCTCTTTTAGGTTCAAAGATGCAATTTGATCACTTGTAGGAACGTTTGTTCTCATAAGTTGCTTCTGAGGAGACTCCTTACCATCAGGAGCAGTTTGGGTTGCTTCTACAGGTTGACTCTGCGAGCCAGATTCAGAATCAGCAACTGCATCCTCGTTTGATGAATTACTATTAGCATGCTCAATTCTCCTAACCCTTCTAAATGGATTTGGCCAAAGCCTCCATCCACGCCCAGAAGGAGTCGAAGAGATTCCAGATGCATCTTCCCTGCTTTTCCTAGTGTCATCCTGTTCCAAAGAAATTGCATCGCTTGATTCAATAGATAATTGCAAACCATATGCAACCATACCAAGAACAATAGGAGCAGCTTTATCCCATGGCAAGTATTTCCCCTGAATTCTGACAACTAAGTTTTCATTCTTAATAATCGATGCTGCAGAAACTTTAAATTCCTCTTCAGATATGCGGTGTGCATCAAAGGCTTGTGCAGCTGCATTCAGACCCATGCCAGATTGAAGTAGGTGTCTGCAAAGAGATAACTCTAAGCctgcaaaaatttaaaattcataacTCAAGAAAAGTATGGTAGAAGTCATGTAAACCTGCATAATCAATGACATCAATCATAACTAAAACCAAGAGGCAGGATGTACTTGTTCCTGTCTCATTTTCAATATCTGTGCAATAAGCAGATTTCTCAGTTTCCACATTGTCACTTATTGTAATTTCTTCTTCAGAAATGGATGCTTGTGGCCTGGATAACACATTGACTTCGTTCTCTAGTTCTCCATTAGTATGAATGAAATCATCCACCATGCTAGCGGAACCACTTATATCTGTATCAAATGTATTTCTCTCAATTGTTTCAGCTGGGACCTGCAAGTCTGGTGAAGAAACACTGCCAGAAGTATTAGATTTCGAGGGAGAAAGTTCATCGTCAGCTCTTGATATGACAAGTTGCACACCTTCACTTCCAGTAATTGATAATGATCTTTGAGGAGATTTATCTTGCGAATCTTTGGCAACTTCAAGAACCTCCAATGGAGAATTGGCATCATGACTGCTGGAATTTCCAACCTGCATGGCCAGGGCTGGTATCTCCAAACAGCTTCCGAAGACATCCTCCTCCTTCATGCTGGCAGATGTACTCTCCAAGCTACTATCATAGTGAAGATCCAGTACCTGTTTCTCtgtttcatgattttcttcaaCTTGATTCAGATGGCTCCCATATCCTTCATTTCCTTCCAGCGGGGGCTCAGAAATATTATCATCATTATTCGTCTGGCAAACATCTTCAGAATTAGCTTTAAGTGTTGATACGTCAAAGCTACTCAAATAATTGGCAGCCCATGCACCTTCACTATTGTTAAACTCTTCGGTCCCTTCACCTGGGCCTAGATGAAACTGAGGCGTGTCTAGTTCCACATCCTCAGTATTCCTCTCCGATGATGGGATGGGTGCTGTAAGAATGTGACCATCCACGCTCACCAGTACAACTTCTGAACTCAAATTCTGTGATTCCATCACATGATCCATGTCCAGACTATCATAACGGCCAGAACCATACTCTGATAACTCAGTTGAGCCCTCAAACGAAGATTGGACATCCGGAAAatcatagaatcgcctttcacTATCAGATTCCGTTCTCTGCAACCTATCTACACCAAGGGCAACGTGCTCATCTCGCAACTGAAACTCACCAGTATGGGAATCGCAACTTTCATCTAAACAAAGAGAATCATGTTTCATACTAGTGCCACTATTCGTTTGATCTATGTTATTATCCTCTTGGACACCTTCATGACTATCAGCAGGATGCAAACCACCATTAAGTTCATCATCTTCCGCAGAGACAACCTCCCTGACGAAATACGCCTCTCCTGAATTGTCGAGATACATATGGAAATTGGCTTCAATCCCATTAACTTCTATTCGAACAACTTTTTCCGCACCCTTAAGAACACCCTGAAATTTTCCAAATCTAACATACCAAGGTGTGCTTCTAAAGCTACCATCCTGCTGCTGCACAGCAATTATATCAACGGCCCCACCAAATGGATGGAATGGGGTAGCAACAGAGTACACCCCTTGTGTAAGAAGGCTCCCGACTTTAACCACCACATTCATCTGCTCTATCCACCAAGAATGAACCCTTTAGAATACAAATGCAATCTAAAAGTAGTAATCTTCTTAGTATTCGACAACCTAATTAACCACAGTGGACCCAAATCATGACAAGAATTATGCCATCTTCTCAAAAAGAATCGTAAGAAGCAAAATCCGCAAGCAATGCTTGAATTCTTGCATTCAAAATATCTGCACGGAAGACATAATCCAAAATGAATACAACCCTCACGAATACCTTGGATACAAAAATCTAAGATTCAAATTCATCTCGGGgtaaattaaaaccctaaagaacaCAACTTCAGTCCGAAAAAACTCACATTCGAACCCCAGATGAGAATAAGATGAATGGAACATGAAAATAATCATGAAGTGCAATTGAGAAAAAGATAAGGGGGGAAAAGTCAATAAGATCTTACAAGTTCAAGAATTGATAAAATATCCCTGAAAAATGATTGCCGCCTTCACCGCTCAATTGATCAAATTGAAAATTGTTCCGCAGCTCAAGAAACTCAAGTAGTAAAACTATTCTCTTGTTTCTGTGTCGATAAAGTTTTGGTTACCTAACGACCATGCGTGCAAAAAGATTCTGTGAATATTTGAAGgtatctttctttttaattttgaccccaaaaaaaaaaaaaaaaaaaagtagttgaGACTTGAGAGAGGCGGATGCGTGTTCGGAGTAGCGCGGTAGTGTCTTGATTTTTCTAACGCTTGTGGGTTTCGCTGTAGTTTGCGGACTCCGTTGAATACAAAAAATGTCAAGCACTAGAAACTGGAAAGGGATTTGTTATTTCCCTGCAAATGCTTTGAAGTTTGGAGTTTGGAGAATTTAATGAAGTAAGTTTGGATAACAAACCAGCTGAGTCATTAATGCCTGCCCGTGTTTTCTCTTGCACTAAATTGGTAAATTcataattaattagataataaGTAGTAGTACTACTTACTTGTGATTATTACGGCACTAGAAAGTAGTAAAAGCAAGAAAGGGTAGGCAATCTTTGTTAATAATCCCTTTGATCGGCGTTCTAATATTCaaacttttttgaaaaatattttgtcaACGGGTGCATAGGCAGTCGGCTCTGAATCGGAGTTGATTCACCGAATTTCTCTTGATCTCTTTAAATTCTCATTTCTCTAATGTAAAGTAAGAATAGTTGCAGTATAGAGTTTATAGATACTAAATAGCGACAGATTTATAAGTAAATGTTAAGTAAAaagtattaaaaaaataaaaggaaatgtcACCCTTgagttttttgtcaaaaaaatacTCTTCTTTGTGTTATTTCTCTTTATGATtttctatctttttcttttttcttctagtATAAAAATTATcgaacattattattattgttgccTATCTACCAAAAGAGGTTGCTTGGAAACTTGAAATATAATTATCtacccaaaaaaataataataaaaaaccaCAACTTGTGGTTGTGGCATGTGCTCGTCCTCTCCACTTCCCCTCTAGAATTTCTTAGTCAACATCAACAAAGTCCTCTCCATGATTTGATTTCCTTCGTTTTTGTATTAAATTTTCTCTATTAAGATTATTCCATTTAGTAGTGTTTTTATTTCAACGGAATGTATTTATTGTATGTTGAACCCAGGGGGTTGGGGGTTCCAACCTCCCTAATCCTAGAAAAAGCGGTCCCAGTTAGTGCAGAATTTTTTTTCGGAAACGGTAAATTTGGcataaaaagaaaagtttcgaccaaaggaaaagtaaaaaaaaaaaaaaaaaaaaaaaaaaaggaagaagaacaaaaagaaaagcacCGAAGCGTAAAATCAACTCAAGAAGTCTCCTTCACCTTCAGCTGAATCCCCCGGCCGGGCCTCGTGCATTTTTATACTAGCTTTTACTAGTCCAGTCCTCCACCAAGACCACCGTAGCCGTCGCCACCTCTAGCCGGCCCGCTTCCTCCACGTCAATAGCATCGCCACCCTCTCCACGCCCTAGAAAATGGCCAAACTACCCCTCCTCCTCCTGATCCCCCTCCTCGTTACTCTTGTCCCCTCCGCCTCTGCCGAGATCAAAACCTTGAAGATCACCTCCGACTCCCGGACCATGATCCTCTTCGAACGCTTTGGCTTCACCCACACCGGCCACGCTACCATCTCCGTGTCCTCCGTGTCCGTCGTCTCCTCTCTTTCCACCCCCGACCCATCTCGCCTGGGGTTTTTCCTCCTCTCCGAAGAATCCCTCATCCAAGTCCTCCTTGAACTCCAACAGACCCAATCTTTTTGCGTCCTAGATTCCAAATTCATAACCCCATTGTTCACCTTCCGGGGCCTCTCTCCGCCACCGGCGTCCTCTTTCGTTCACTCTTACCCCGTCACTTCCCCCAATGAGTACACCCTTTTCTTCGCCAATTGCGCCCCCGAATCTAAAGTCTCCATGGCGGTCCGCACGGAGCTTTACAATCTCGATAACATG
The Coffea arabica cultivar ET-39 chromosome 6c, Coffea Arabica ET-39 HiFi, whole genome shotgun sequence genome window above contains:
- the LOC113695393 gene encoding phosphatidate phosphatase PAH1 isoform X5 codes for the protein MNVVVKVGSLLTQGVYSVATPFHPFGGAVDIIAVQQQDGSFRSTPWYVRFGKFQGVLKGAEKVVRIEVNGIEANFHMYLDNSGEAYFVREVVSAEDDELNGGLHPADSHEGVQEDNNIDQTNSGTSMKHDSLCLDESCDSHTGEFQLRDEHVALGVDRLQRTESDSERRFYDFPDVQSSFEGSTELSEYGSGRYDSLDMDHVMESQNLSSEVVLVSVDGHILTAPIPSSERNTEDVELDTPQFHLGPGEGTEEFNNSEGAWAANYLSSFDVSTLKANSEDVCQTNNDDNISEPPLEGNEGYGSHLNQVEENHETEKQVLDLHYDSSLESTSASMKEEDVFGSCLEIPALAMQVGNSSSHDANSPLEVLEVAKDSQDKSPQRSLSITGSEGVQLVISRADDELSPSKSNTSGSVSSPDLQVPAETIERNTFDTDISGSASMVDDFIHTNGELENEVNVLSRPQASISEEEITISDNVETEKSAYCTDIENETGTSLELSLCRHLLQSGMGLNAAAQAFDAHRISEEEFKVSAASIIKNENLVVRIQGKYLPWDKAAPIVLGMVAYGLQLSIESSDAISLEQDDTRKSREDASGISSTPSGRGWRLWPNPFRRVRRIEHANSNSSNEDAVADSESGSQSQPVEATQTAPDGKESPQKQLMRTNVPTSDQIASLNLKEGQNMVTFTSFSRVLGPQKVEAHIYLWKWNARIVISDVDGTITKSDVLGQFMPLVGKDWTHSGIARLFSAIKVSKVDNFCYVWCSEASLEFFSSFSTSYFFGKRCGQKSVFQCYLYQFAYLCTSCLY
- the LOC113695393 gene encoding phosphatidate phosphatase PAH1 isoform X4, yielding MNVVVKVGSLLTQGVYSVATPFHPFGGAVDIIAVQQQDGSFRSTPWYVRFGKFQGVLKGAEKVVRIEVNGIEANFHMYLDNSGEAYFVREVVSAEDDELNGGLHPADSHEGVQEDNNIDQTNSGTSMKHDSLCLDESCDSHTGEFQLRDEHVALGVDRLQRTESDSERRFYDFPDVQSSFEGSTELSEYGSGRYDSLDMDHVMESQNLSSEVVLVSVDGHILTAPIPSSERNTEDVELDTPQFHLGPGEGTEEFNNSEGAWAANYLSSFDVSTLKANSEDVCQTNNDDNISEPPLEGNEGYGSHLNQVEENHETEKQVLDLHYDSSLESTSASMKEEDVFGSCLEIPALAMQVGNSSSHDANSPLEVLEVAKDSQDKSPQRSLSITGSEGVQLVISRADDELSPSKSNTSGSVSSPDLQVPAETIERNTFDTDISGSASMVDDFIHTNGELENEVNVLSRPQASISEEEITISDNVETEKSAYCTDIENETGTSLELSLCRHLLQSGMGLNAAAQAFDAHRISEEEFKVSAASIIKNENLVVRIQGKYLPWDKAAPIVLGMVAYGLQLSIESSDAISLEQDDTRKSREDASGISSTPSGRGWRLWPNPFRRVRRIEHANSNSSNEDAVADSESGSQSQPVEATQTAPDGKESPQKQLMRTNVPTSDQIASLNLKEGQNMVTFTSFSRVLGPQKVEAHIYLWKWNARIVISDVDGTITKSDVLGQFMPLVGKDWTHSGIARLFSAIKENGYQLLFLSARAIVQAYITKSFLINLKQDGNTLPDGPVVISPDGLFPSLYREDDGKNLLVFPNDKE